The proteins below come from a single Streptomyces spongiicola genomic window:
- a CDS encoding HNH endonuclease, producing the protein MSVTSRRRGRRPTASELAAAVAASHSLAAVLKRLGRPDNGGQRVRLKQWIAEARLDTGHFLGQAHQRGMPGTTPPLRAEDVLVKHDGKRRRKAEQLRRALAEIGRVTKCAECGTGPEWHGRAMTLEVDHVSGDWSDDRAQNLRLLCPNCHAATSTWCRGQQYPAQGRRR; encoded by the coding sequence GTGAGCGTCACGTCCCGCCGCAGGGGCCGCCGACCGACCGCATCCGAGTTGGCCGCGGCCGTCGCCGCTTCGCATTCGCTGGCGGCCGTACTCAAACGACTGGGCCGCCCAGACAACGGCGGCCAACGCGTCCGGCTGAAGCAGTGGATCGCAGAGGCGCGCCTCGACACCGGCCACTTCCTGGGGCAAGCCCACCAGAGAGGCATGCCCGGCACCACCCCTCCCCTCCGCGCCGAGGACGTACTCGTAAAGCACGACGGCAAGCGCCGCCGGAAGGCCGAGCAGCTACGCCGCGCCCTCGCGGAGATCGGGAGAGTCACGAAGTGTGCCGAGTGCGGAACGGGCCCGGAATGGCACGGTCGCGCCATGACCCTTGAGGTCGACCACGTGAGCGGTGACTGGAGCGACGACCGGGCCCAGAATCTCCGACTCCTCTGCCCCAACTGCCACGCCGCAACCAGTACGTGGTGCAGAGGGCAGCAGTACCCGGCACAGGGGCGCCGCCGCTGA
- a CDS encoding HNH endonuclease signature motif containing protein, producing MPVSPYTRERLTAAARTSRTLSEALGKLGVEAKGASRSYIRTRMKRLGVDTSHFEREGTRWTREILEAAVAESTNLCEVLRRLGVDVVGGQHTHIARRVRALEIDISHFTTPQRTEKARGNHRRLTAEDILVDNHTGHGGRTPHQRLRRALLEWGMSERCALCGMEPVWHGRRLPLEIDHIDGDWRNNRAENLRFLCPNCHSTTDTYRGRAKARIKRAQS from the coding sequence ATGCCGGTGAGCCCGTACACGCGTGAACGCCTGACAGCGGCGGCGAGGACGTCGCGGACGCTGTCGGAGGCGCTGGGGAAACTGGGGGTGGAGGCGAAGGGGGCTTCGAGGTCGTACATCCGCACCCGTATGAAGCGGCTCGGCGTGGACACCTCGCACTTCGAGCGGGAGGGGACGAGGTGGACCCGGGAGATCCTCGAAGCCGCGGTCGCGGAGTCGACCAACCTGTGCGAGGTGCTGCGTCGGCTGGGTGTCGACGTGGTGGGTGGTCAGCACACGCACATCGCTCGCCGCGTCCGAGCGCTGGAGATCGACATCTCGCATTTCACCACACCCCAGCGCACGGAGAAGGCCCGTGGCAACCACCGCCGGCTGACGGCGGAGGACATCCTGGTCGACAACCACACCGGACACGGTGGCCGCACACCCCACCAGAGGCTGCGGAGGGCCCTGCTCGAGTGGGGTATGAGTGAGCGCTGCGCGCTCTGTGGGATGGAGCCAGTGTGGCATGGGCGTCGGCTCCCCCTCGAGATCGACCACATCGACGGCGACTGGCGCAACAACCGCGCCGAGAATCTGCGGTTCCTCTGCCCCAACTGCCACTCGACCACGGACACCTATCGCGGACGGGCCAAGGCTCGGATCAAGCGGGCGCAGTCGTGA
- the rph gene encoding ribonuclease PH, translating to MSRIDGRTPEQLRPVTIERGWSKHAEGSVLIAFGDTKVFCTASVTEGVPRWRKGSGEGWVTAEYSMLPRSTNTRGDRESVRGRIGGRTHEISRLIGRSLRAVIDCKALGENTVVLDCDVLQADGGTRTTAITGAYVALADAVAWAQANKLVKAGRKPLTGTVAAVSVGIVDGTPLLDLCYEEDVRAETDMNVVCTGDGRFVEVQGTAEAEPFDRKELNALLDLATGGCADLAALQTAALATPPVG from the coding sequence ATGTCTCGTATCGACGGCCGCACCCCCGAACAGCTCCGACCCGTCACCATCGAACGCGGTTGGAGCAAGCACGCAGAGGGCTCCGTCCTCATCGCCTTCGGCGACACCAAGGTCTTCTGCACCGCCTCCGTCACCGAGGGAGTCCCCCGCTGGCGCAAGGGCAGCGGGGAAGGCTGGGTCACCGCCGAGTACTCCATGCTGCCGCGCTCCACCAACACCCGCGGCGACCGGGAGTCCGTCCGCGGCAGGATCGGCGGCCGCACCCACGAGATCTCCCGCCTCATCGGCCGGTCCCTGCGCGCCGTCATCGACTGCAAGGCCCTCGGAGAGAACACCGTCGTCCTCGACTGCGACGTCCTCCAGGCGGACGGCGGCACCCGGACCACCGCCATCACCGGCGCCTACGTCGCCCTCGCCGACGCCGTCGCCTGGGCCCAGGCCAACAAGCTCGTCAAGGCCGGCCGCAAGCCCCTCACCGGCACCGTCGCCGCCGTCTCCGTCGGCATCGTCGACGGCACACCCCTCCTCGACCTCTGCTACGAGGAGGACGTACGCGCCGAGACCGACATGAACGTCGTCTGCACCGGCGACGGCCGGTTCGTCGAGGTCCAGGGCACCGCCGAGGCCGAGCCCTTCGACCGCAAGGAGCTCAACGCCCTCCTCGACCTCGCCACGGGCGGCTGCGCCGACCTCGCGGCGCTCCAGACCGCCGCACTCGCCACCCCTCCGGTCGGATGA
- a CDS encoding ABC transporter ATP-binding protein has product MAEEAVRTADHLRTGDLIELDGLEKVFDVRRRTGPLRREKTRVRAVDGISFTVSRGEMVGYIGPNGAGKSTTIKMLTGILTPSGGRLRVAGIDPSRERTRLARRIGVVFGQRTTLWWDLPLIDSYRLMHRMYRIPDARYRQNLERCVELLDLGALLDVPVRQLSLGQRMRGDIAAALLHDPEVLYLDEPTIGLDVVSKAKVREFLRDLNAERATTVLLTTHDLTDIEHLCNRVMVIDHGRLVYDGTLAGLHEIAPGERILVVDLEHRLPPIEVAGARPVRVEGPRQWLAFPASASAAPIVAAIADGYPLVDLSLREPDIESVIARMYAERPTAP; this is encoded by the coding sequence GTGGCCGAGGAAGCCGTCCGCACCGCAGACCACCTCCGGACCGGAGACCTGATCGAACTGGACGGACTGGAGAAGGTCTTCGACGTACGCCGCAGAACGGGACCGCTGCGCCGCGAGAAGACACGGGTGCGGGCAGTCGACGGCATCAGCTTCACCGTCTCGCGCGGCGAGATGGTCGGCTACATCGGCCCCAACGGCGCCGGGAAGTCCACCACCATCAAGATGCTGACGGGCATCCTGACCCCCAGCGGAGGGCGGCTGCGCGTCGCCGGGATCGACCCGTCGCGCGAACGCACCCGGCTCGCCCGGCGCATCGGCGTGGTCTTCGGGCAGCGCACGACACTCTGGTGGGACCTGCCGCTGATCGACTCCTACCGGCTGATGCACCGGATGTACCGGATCCCGGACGCCCGCTACCGGCAGAACCTGGAGCGCTGCGTCGAACTGCTCGACCTCGGCGCCCTGCTGGACGTGCCCGTACGGCAGCTCTCCCTCGGCCAGCGCATGCGCGGCGACATCGCCGCCGCCCTGCTGCACGACCCCGAGGTCCTCTACCTCGACGAACCCACCATCGGCCTCGACGTCGTCTCCAAGGCCAAGGTGCGCGAGTTCCTGCGCGACCTCAACGCCGAACGCGCGACGACCGTCCTGCTCACCACCCACGACCTCACCGACATCGAGCACCTGTGCAACCGCGTCATGGTCATCGACCACGGGCGGCTCGTCTACGACGGCACCCTCGCCGGACTCCACGAGATCGCGCCGGGCGAGCGCATCCTCGTCGTGGACCTCGAACACCGCCTCCCGCCCATCGAGGTCGCGGGCGCACGGCCGGTACGGGTGGAGGGCCCGCGCCAGTGGCTGGCGTTCCCGGCCTCCGCCTCCGCGGCGCCGATCGTGGCCGCCATCGCCGACGGCTATCCGCTGGTGGACCTGTCGCTACGGGAACCCGACATCGAGTCGGTGATCGCGAGGATGTACGCGGAGCGTCCGACGGCCCCGTGA
- a CDS encoding glucose PTS transporter subunit EIIB, whose translation MASKAEKIVAGLGGIDNIEEVEGCITRLRTEVVDPGKVDEAALKAAGAHGVVRMGTAVQVVIGTDADPIASDIEDMM comes from the coding sequence ATGGCCAGCAAGGCTGAGAAGATCGTCGCCGGGCTCGGCGGCATCGACAACATCGAAGAGGTCGAGGGCTGCATCACCCGGCTGCGCACCGAGGTCGTGGACCCGGGCAAGGTCGACGAGGCCGCGCTGAAGGCCGCCGGAGCCCACGGCGTCGTCAGGATGGGAACCGCCGTCCAGGTCGTCATCGGCACCGACGCCGACCCCATCGCCTCGGACATCGAGGACATGATGTGA
- a CDS encoding DUF1707 SHOCT-like domain-containing protein — protein MTSDLPDMRASDAERERIAELLRNAVAEGRLDMDEFGDRLDAAYKARTRGELEPLVRDLPTPGGSPAPPAAAAAPGTMDHARRIGGPPTSKGAFAFWSGFGRRGTWTVARRFTAVVLQGGGEIDLREADFEDRDTVIRCFTLMGGIHITAPPDLHVDVRGFGVMGGFGEAGSGGDPDDIAPGSPRVTVTGFALMGGVGVERKLRRADKQRLKEARKRGRLEKRKDGGSPDERA, from the coding sequence ATGACGAGCGACCTTCCGGATATGCGGGCCTCCGACGCCGAGCGGGAGCGGATCGCCGAGCTGCTGCGGAACGCCGTCGCCGAGGGCCGCCTCGACATGGACGAGTTCGGGGACCGGCTCGACGCCGCCTACAAGGCACGTACGCGCGGAGAACTGGAGCCCCTCGTGCGGGACCTGCCGACTCCCGGCGGCAGCCCGGCGCCCCCCGCCGCCGCAGCGGCCCCCGGCACCATGGACCACGCCCGGCGTATCGGCGGGCCACCGACGTCCAAGGGCGCGTTCGCGTTCTGGAGCGGCTTCGGCCGCAGGGGCACCTGGACCGTGGCCCGCAGGTTCACCGCCGTCGTACTGCAGGGGGGCGGCGAGATCGACCTGCGGGAGGCCGACTTCGAGGACCGGGACACCGTCATCCGCTGCTTCACCCTGATGGGCGGCATCCATATCACCGCCCCTCCGGACCTGCATGTCGACGTCAGGGGCTTCGGCGTCATGGGCGGCTTCGGCGAGGCGGGTTCCGGCGGCGACCCCGACGACATCGCCCCCGGCTCACCCCGAGTGACCGTCACCGGCTTCGCCCTCATGGGCGGCGTCGGCGTCGAGCGCAAACTCCGCAGGGCCGACAAGCAGCGCCTGAAGGAGGCCCGCAAGCGGGGACGCCTGGAGAAGCGCAAGGACGGCGGGTCGCCGGACGAGCGGGCGTAG
- the rdgB gene encoding RdgB/HAM1 family non-canonical purine NTP pyrophosphatase, which translates to MTRLILATRNPGKITELRAILADSGLGHELVGTDAYPEIPDVRETGVTFAENALLKAHALARATGLPAVADDSGLCVDVLGGAPGIFSARWSGTHGDDTANLELLLAQLSDISEEHRAAHFACAAALALPDGTERVVEGRLRGTLRHVPAGTNGFGYDPILQPDGETRTCAQLSPEEKNAISHRGKAFRALLPVVRELLG; encoded by the coding sequence ATGACCCGCCTGATCCTCGCCACCCGCAATCCCGGAAAGATCACCGAACTCCGCGCGATCCTCGCCGACTCCGGACTCGGCCATGAACTCGTCGGCACCGACGCCTACCCCGAGATCCCCGACGTCAGGGAAACCGGCGTCACCTTCGCCGAGAACGCCCTGCTCAAGGCACACGCCCTGGCCCGGGCCACCGGACTCCCGGCCGTCGCCGACGACTCCGGCCTGTGCGTCGACGTCCTCGGCGGCGCCCCGGGCATCTTCTCCGCCCGCTGGTCGGGCACCCACGGCGACGACACGGCCAACCTCGAACTCCTGCTCGCCCAGCTCTCCGACATCTCCGAGGAACACCGCGCCGCCCACTTCGCCTGCGCGGCCGCCCTGGCCCTTCCCGACGGCACGGAGCGCGTGGTCGAGGGCCGTCTGCGCGGCACCCTGCGCCATGTCCCGGCCGGGACCAACGGCTTCGGCTACGACCCGATCCTCCAGCCGGACGGCGAGACGCGGACCTGCGCTCAGCTGAGCCCCGAGGAGAAGAACGCGATCAGCCACCGGGGGAAGGCGTTCCGGGCGCTGCTACCGGTGGTGCGGGAGCTGCTGGGCTGA